A genome region from Rhinopithecus roxellana isolate Shanxi Qingling chromosome 10, ASM756505v1, whole genome shotgun sequence includes the following:
- the CTDSP2 gene encoding carboxy-terminal domain RNA polymerase II polypeptide A small phosphatase 2 isoform X1, whose protein sequence is MEHGSIITQARREDALVLTKQGLVSKSSPKKPRGRNIFKALFCCFRAQHVGQSSSSTELAAYKEEANTIAKSDLLQCLQYQFYQVRDSGLIPGTCLLPEVTEEDQGRICVVIDLDETLVHSSFKPINNADFIVPIEIEGTTHQVYVLKRPYVDEFLRRMGELFECVLFTASLAKYADPVTDLLDRCGVFRARLFRESCVFHQGCYVKDLSRLGRDLRKTLILDNSPASYIFHPENAVPVQSWFDDMADTELLNLIPIFEELSGAEDVYTSLGQLRAP, encoded by the exons GCCTGGTCTCCAAGTCCTCTCCTAAGAAGCCTCGTGGACGTAACATCTTCAAGGCCCTTTTCTGCTGTTTTCGCGCCCAGCATGTTGGCCAGTCAAGTTCCTCCACTGAGCTCGCCGCGTATAAGGAGGAAGCAAACACCATTGCTAAG tcGGATCTGCTCCAGTGTCTCCAGTACCAATTCTACCAGGTACGTGACTCTGGCCTG ATCCCAGGGACCTGCCTGCTCCCagaggtgacagaggaagatcAAGGAAGGATCTGTGTGGTCATTGACCTCGATGAAACCCTTGTGCATAGCTCATTTAAG CCAATCAACAATGCTGACTTCATAGTGCCTATAGAGATTGAGGGGACCACTCACCAG GTGTATGTGCTCAAGAGGCCTTATGTGGATGAGTTCCTGAGACGTATGGGGGAACTCTTTGAATGTGTTCTCTTCactgccagcctggccaag TATGCCGACCCTGTGACAGACCTGCTGGACCGGTGTGGGGTGTTCCGGGCCCGCCTATTCCGTGAGTCCTGCGTGTTCCACCAGGGCTGCTACGTCAAGGACCTCAGCCGCCTGGGTAGGGACCTGAGGAAGACCCTCATCCTGGACAACTCGCCTGCTTCTTACATCTTCCACCCCGAGAATGCA GTGCCTGTGCAGTCCTGGTTTGATGACATGGCAGACACTGAGTTGCTGAACCTGATCCCAATCTTTGAGGAGCTGAGCGGAGCAGAGGATGTCTACACCAGCCTTGGGCAGCTGCGGGCCCCTTAG
- the CTDSP2 gene encoding carboxy-terminal domain RNA polymerase II polypeptide A small phosphatase 2 isoform X2 yields the protein MEHGSIITQARREDALVLTKQGLVSKSSPKKPRGRNIFKALFCCFRAQHVGQSSSSTELAAYKEEANTIAKSDLLQCLQYQFYQIPGTCLLPEVTEEDQGRICVVIDLDETLVHSSFKPINNADFIVPIEIEGTTHQVYVLKRPYVDEFLRRMGELFECVLFTASLAKYADPVTDLLDRCGVFRARLFRESCVFHQGCYVKDLSRLGRDLRKTLILDNSPASYIFHPENAVPVQSWFDDMADTELLNLIPIFEELSGAEDVYTSLGQLRAP from the exons GCCTGGTCTCCAAGTCCTCTCCTAAGAAGCCTCGTGGACGTAACATCTTCAAGGCCCTTTTCTGCTGTTTTCGCGCCCAGCATGTTGGCCAGTCAAGTTCCTCCACTGAGCTCGCCGCGTATAAGGAGGAAGCAAACACCATTGCTAAG tcGGATCTGCTCCAGTGTCTCCAGTACCAATTCTACCAG ATCCCAGGGACCTGCCTGCTCCCagaggtgacagaggaagatcAAGGAAGGATCTGTGTGGTCATTGACCTCGATGAAACCCTTGTGCATAGCTCATTTAAG CCAATCAACAATGCTGACTTCATAGTGCCTATAGAGATTGAGGGGACCACTCACCAG GTGTATGTGCTCAAGAGGCCTTATGTGGATGAGTTCCTGAGACGTATGGGGGAACTCTTTGAATGTGTTCTCTTCactgccagcctggccaag TATGCCGACCCTGTGACAGACCTGCTGGACCGGTGTGGGGTGTTCCGGGCCCGCCTATTCCGTGAGTCCTGCGTGTTCCACCAGGGCTGCTACGTCAAGGACCTCAGCCGCCTGGGTAGGGACCTGAGGAAGACCCTCATCCTGGACAACTCGCCTGCTTCTTACATCTTCCACCCCGAGAATGCA GTGCCTGTGCAGTCCTGGTTTGATGACATGGCAGACACTGAGTTGCTGAACCTGATCCCAATCTTTGAGGAGCTGAGCGGAGCAGAGGATGTCTACACCAGCCTTGGGCAGCTGCGGGCCCCTTAG